CACCGTGCAGTTGCAGGTCTTTCCATGGGAGGCGGAGGAACTTTAGTATATGCTCAGCATCATCCAGAAATGTTTGCCGCAGCCTTTGCTATGAGTGGCTATTTATATAGAATGAATTTGTCATTCTTAGACCCTAATGACCCAGAGACCGAAAAACGACAGCAAATTGTTGAAAGAAACAATGCCGTAAAACTTCTACAAGGAGCTTCGGAGGAAAAAGTAAAGCAGTTGAAAACGGTAGATTGGTTTATAGACTGTGGTGATGATGACTTTACCTTCACTCCTAATATGGAATTTATCGCCGCATTAAAAGAGCAGGGTATCCCCTATCAACTGAGAGTAAGAGATGGAGGACATACCTGGGAATACTGGCATTCCTCACTTTACATAGCACTCCCACATATAAGCGATGTTTTCAGAGAATTGACACAAAAATAAAATCTCATATAAAAATCAATAAATCCAAAATCATGAAACTCAAACACCTAAAATCTATGATACTCGCCTACCTTCTGGTAGGAGGATCTTATGTTTCTAATGCGCAAGAAATATCTGCAATGCAAGCGCCCAAAGTGGTCTCACCAGAAGTTGGTAAAGACAATTCGGTTACTTTTCGTGTCTTTTCTCCAGATGCTAATAAAGTTGAAGTCAACGGTAGCTGGATGGGCTTTGGAGACAGATTACCTTTGGCAAAAGGCGAAAACGGGATTTGGTCAGTGAGTGTCGATCCTTTGGAGTCTTCCATGTATCATTATAACTTCTTCATCGACGGTGTTTCGGCTATTGATCCTACCAACCCAGAGGCGTTGAGAGATGGAACACGCTATGCGAGCTTACTAATCGTTCCGGGTGATGGAGCTAAGGTATTCCAACTCAATGAAACACCTCACGGAGATGTTTCTAAGGTTTGGTATCAATCTCCTTCCTTGGAAAGTTATAGAAGGATGTACGTTTATACGCCTCCAGGATATGAAACTAGTACTCAAGATTATCCAGTGCTCTATCTATTACATGGCGCAGGAGGAGATGAAGATGCTTGGACTGCTTTAGGTCGAGCCAATTATATCTTAGATAACCTGATCGCGGAAGGAAAAGCAAAACCAATGCTGATTGTTATGACCAACGGAAATGCTTGGCAAACAAGTACCCTGAGAAATAAGCCAGGAATCGGCGCAATCACACGTGAAACCTATGGTCAATTTCAAGGTAAATTTGAAAAAAGCCTCGTTGAAGATGTTGTCCCATATATAGAGAAAAACTATCGCGTAATCAAAAGTAAGGACGGTCGTGCTCTTGCAGGTTTATCTATGGGCGGGGCTCATACGATTACAGCGAGTATAGAGTATCCTGGCACTTTTGGATATATCGGAGTATTCAGTAGTGGCATATTTGATGCAAATGCAGATATGGCTGAGATGGAAATGAAATTTGCTGCTTTAAAATCAAGTAATGTTCAAAAATACTGGGTTGGCTGTGGAGTGGATGATTTTGTCATGGAATCCAACAAACGCCTACTTTCAGTATTAGAGAAAGTAGATTTTGAGCATGAATACTATGAAAGTGAAGGTGGCCATACATGGGCAAATTGGAGAGATTACTTGAGCATTTTTGCTCCTATGCTTTTCAAATAGGCTTTTTCGATAATATTATTCTCAATAACTTAAATTATCAATCAGTAAGAAGTCGAAGTCCAAAGTTTAAAAACTTCTGGATTTCGACTTTTTTTATTGTGAATCCAATCAGGTTTTGAATTAAAAACTCCTCCTTTTTCATAAGTAATGATAGACACTGCACCAGATTTCATTAAGATCTATAAAAAATAAACCGGCTAGTCATAACAAGTTTGATTTGAATGTGTTGACCTTGAAATGAATGCCTAAAACTGTATTAGATTTCATTTTGTATTTTAATAGAAACAATGCGATTAAATTTATAAAGTCACGATGCTTAAGGCATCCTGAAAATCTAAAAGAAACCCAACTCATATGAAAAAATTAACCTTTCTTACTTTGGCTTTTCTCCTCTGCCATCAACTTTCTTTTGCCCAGTCAGGAATGGAAAATGTGACTATCACTTCTGAACAATTAGCACCCAATATTTATGTACTTTTTGGTTCAGGCGGAAATATAGGTTTGGCAGTAGGCGAAGAATATGCTTACATGATTGATGATCAATTCGGTCAGCTTTCAGAAAAAATATTAACTACTGTTAGAGAAATTACTGATAAACCCCTCAAATATGTTGTCAATACACATTGGCACGGTGATCATGTCGGCGGCAATGAAAACATGGCCAATGCGGGAGCCACTATCGTAGCGAATGATGCGGTAAGAAGAAGAATGAGCCAACCCAAGCCTGGAGAAGCAACCCCTACTACAGCATACAAAGCTCTACCTGAAATTACTTTTTCAGATGAAATGACTATTCATTTAGACCCCAACAACACCATGATGATCTTTCATATGGAAAATGCACATACAGATGGAGATTCTTTCATTTATTTTCCTGAAAGTAATGTGATCCACTTAGCTGATAATTTTCCGAATGGTGGATATCCTTTTATAGACATCAACTCAAATGGTGATATAGAAGGTTTGATTACCAACCTCAATAGAGCTTTATTTTTAGTAAACGATCAAACCAAAATTATTCCTGGTCATGGAAAAATAGCGGACAGGGAAACACTAAAAGCTTATAGAGATATGGTAGACACCGTACGGGAGCGTGTTAAAAGCGCCAAATCCCAAGGTAAAAGTCTAGATGAAATTCAGAAAATGGGACTATCTAAGGAATGGGATGAGGATTTTGGTAAAGGTTTTATCAATCCAGAAAGATTTATCGAATCTGTATTTAAAACAGTAGATTAATCCCATTTTTAAAATTAAAAAGCGAGGTTTAAAGCCTCGCTTTTTTTGCCATTTCCTCACGATCCAGAAAGGACCCTCAATTTCTAAGTGGGATTTTAGATTTTCCTTCAGGTGTTAAATCACTTTAATCATTTGATATCTTGGTATTTAAAAAGAGCTAAAAATGGCTTTAATTTAAATTAACCTTGTAAAATCAATAACTAATGTTAACTTATATCGTATAAAAAGTGAATCTCTTTAAAATACTACTATGAAACTATTTTATATCACTGGTGTAATTTTTACTCTCCCTATCTTCAGCGGCTTTTCACAAGAGTTCAATAAAAAATTTCATTTGGGAAAACCAATGAATGAGTATAATATAAAGAATATCAACCCTTTTCAGGATCAAAGTCCTTACGCACAATTTAAATCATTTCAGGAGCTAAATAAAGGCGTCATTCCTCTGGATCGGGAAATCAAATTTTTTAAAGCCCCTGTTCTTAAACCTAGAGAAATGCCCATAGCAAGACTAGAATCTAATGATCCTATGCCAATAAAACATTTTGATTCTGCTATGGAATATACCTTACTGATTAAACCTTCAAAATAAGGCAGGTACTAATTTCCTTTTTTGATCATCCGTAAAGTAGATCCTACTTTACTTGAATGATTTCATTTCATTTATAATTAAGGCTAAACCATTTTTTCAATTCTTGGTTATTTCCCTGATGAATATCAGACAAATTCATTCTGATTTTGTATTTTAATGTCAAACCAGAATAACCTATGGAAGAAGCCAACCGAATTAAAAGCCTCTTTGCCAAACAATTCGATGGTAAGCCTTGGTTAGGAGTCAATTTCACCGAAAAATTGCAGGAAGTGACACCCGAAATGGCTGCTTATAAAATCACTCCGGATACAAATTCCATTTGGGAGATACTAAACCATATCATTGGCTGGAGAGAAGTGGTTCTACAAGGATTCCCACAGAATGGATATATCACCCCAAGTCATAATTACCTGCACCCCGTAGAAAATACAAGTTATTTAGAATGGGAACATACGCTGGTTAGACTTAAAGATTCTCAGCAAGATTGGACAGAGTTTTTTGAAACATTGGATGAATCGATTTTTGATCAGCCTTTTGGTGATAAACCCTATACCTATTACGAATTGATGTTGGGAATTTTACACCATGACATTTATCACTTAGGTCAGATATCATTATTAATCAAGCTAATACCAAAAAGGCTTAAATAATTTTATTTTCACTTAGCTTAAAAACCTTCCTCCCATCATTTATTAAATTTTTCAAAAAAACAGTTCCTTACTTTTGTTTTTAAACCGGATAGTATGGCGAAGAATAAAATTAGCGAGAAACAACTAGGCTTAAATACCAAAATCAGCAGACGAGACTTTGTAAACTCCACTTTGATGGGAGTTGGAGGATCTTTGTTGAGTGCCGCAGCACCAATTTCTTTGCTACCCGGATGTGGACCAAAAGCAGCACCAGCAATAGAAAAAGATGCATGGACTGGATTTGGTGCCGTAGGTGATTATGCCAATTCTTCTGGTAACACAAAAGCTGTCATGGAAGCAGCACATAAAATCCGAGATGGCTTTTACCAAGAAAAACAGTTGGAAACAAATTCATCAGAAGAGCTTTTTGATGTCATCATTGTGGGTGGTGGAATGAGTGGATTGGGAGCAGCTCATCATTTCAAAAAGAACGCTGACTCCTCTCAAAAATGCCTTTTGTTAGAGAACCATCCCATTTACGGAGGTGAAGCCAAAAGAAACGAATTTCTAGTAAATGGGCAATTGCTGATGGGACCTCAGGGTTCCAATGACTTTGGAGTCCCTGCCAAAGGATCAGGAAATTTGACTGACCAACTTTTTGAGGAATTGAAAATCCCAAGAACGTTTGAATTCCAAGATTGGTCATCAGACCTTACTCCTCTGAATT
Above is a window of Algoriphagus machipongonensis DNA encoding:
- a CDS encoding alpha/beta hydrolase — its product is MKKLSAVFLVSILAFQLYAQAQSAGKIEFSSMPSEILGVDREFAVYLPKSYQNNPDKKYPVLYLLHGGGDTHTAWPEKGGLEAAANQIIDSKESAEMIIVCPEAGKIHMNYFNDSEWRYEDYFFEELIPYIESNYRAIPDKNHRAVAGLSMGGGGTLVYAQHHPEMFAAAFAMSGYLYRMNLSFLDPNDPETEKRQQIVERNNAVKLLQGASEEKVKQLKTVDWFIDCGDDDFTFTPNMEFIAALKEQGIPYQLRVRDGGHTWEYWHSSLYIALPHISDVFRELTQK
- a CDS encoding DinB family protein, which gives rise to MEEANRIKSLFAKQFDGKPWLGVNFTEKLQEVTPEMAAYKITPDTNSIWEILNHIIGWREVVLQGFPQNGYITPSHNYLHPVENTSYLEWEHTLVRLKDSQQDWTEFFETLDESIFDQPFGDKPYTYYELMLGILHHDIYHLGQISLLIKLIPKRLK
- a CDS encoding esterase, whose product is MKLKHLKSMILAYLLVGGSYVSNAQEISAMQAPKVVSPEVGKDNSVTFRVFSPDANKVEVNGSWMGFGDRLPLAKGENGIWSVSVDPLESSMYHYNFFIDGVSAIDPTNPEALRDGTRYASLLIVPGDGAKVFQLNETPHGDVSKVWYQSPSLESYRRMYVYTPPGYETSTQDYPVLYLLHGAGGDEDAWTALGRANYILDNLIAEGKAKPMLIVMTNGNAWQTSTLRNKPGIGAITRETYGQFQGKFEKSLVEDVVPYIEKNYRVIKSKDGRALAGLSMGGAHTITASIEYPGTFGYIGVFSSGIFDANADMAEMEMKFAALKSSNVQKYWVGCGVDDFVMESNKRLLSVLEKVDFEHEYYESEGGHTWANWRDYLSIFAPMLFK
- a CDS encoding MBL fold metallo-hydrolase; its protein translation is MKKLTFLTLAFLLCHQLSFAQSGMENVTITSEQLAPNIYVLFGSGGNIGLAVGEEYAYMIDDQFGQLSEKILTTVREITDKPLKYVVNTHWHGDHVGGNENMANAGATIVANDAVRRRMSQPKPGEATPTTAYKALPEITFSDEMTIHLDPNNTMMIFHMENAHTDGDSFIYFPESNVIHLADNFPNGGYPFIDINSNGDIEGLITNLNRALFLVNDQTKIIPGHGKIADRETLKAYRDMVDTVRERVKSAKSQGKSLDEIQKMGLSKEWDEDFGKGFINPERFIESVFKTVD